One stretch of Prunus persica cultivar Lovell chromosome G1, Prunus_persica_NCBIv2, whole genome shotgun sequence DNA includes these proteins:
- the LOC18793055 gene encoding uncharacterized protein LOC18793055 isoform X2 encodes MSFGGNGEMESLDLPECPVCLQNYDGEYTIPRVLACGHSACEACLVRLPERYPETIRCPACTQLVKYPPLGPTALPKNIDLLSFSLSLNPNPNSRSSQNPQKQSTDGVCKFLPRIWSDEFYDTWKEWVLPSDALSVETEVGDVTRDGLCTVLKGRTGSGSGFGLGSGRVWFREDQSVSFVQVGSLPNLGSSGFEFSYIARVMKCLSGMREGERNELGLLLRASVRQCRKVGKVYGLWGNSEDGFLYVVCERRNGSFSEKLNELRDGDGFGKDGLSAFAMIAMEVCEAVTGLHSEGFASGCFGVSCFGFDDFGHVFVDLSEVLVTGRKAWRSVVDSVSGTMEIDAEVLGVTFGKLLKDDVFISPEVLFEALQKEGIAVESDSSRYLVGYGSDVCSLACVLVRLLLGKEFSEEIVKTSENLFRDHSTYASWIERVSALLEIKFGSEYASLKENLCNCLNFNPESRPLMIDVMKCIRELIIKPQCDITAGLDGAVKDESANCCLILGELCQIPKQISETQKENELQGSKVSGGADFDQIGDERTNNGVVDGLAEGNVKSKVMQGHRDSITGLAVGGELLFSSSFDKTIHLWSLQDFSHVHTFKGHEHAIKALIYVDEEQPLCISGDSGGDIFIWGACTPLGQEPLKILYEEKDWRFSGIHALASRNGYVYTGSGDRTVKAWSVRDGTLSCTMSGHRSVVSTLAVCDGVLYSGSWDGTIRLWSLSDHSPLTVLEEDTSGTVTSVLSLAVDRHLLIATHENGCVKVWRNDVFMKSIKMHNGAVFASGMEGKWLFTGGWDKTVNIQELSGDEIQIDYRPVGFIPCDSVITTLLSWQGKLFVGHANRNITVFYYGKMTNR; translated from the exons ATGTCGTTTGGAGGCAATGGAGAGATGGAGTCGCTGGACTTGCCGGAGTGCCCGGTGTGTTTGCAGAACTACGACGGCGAGTACACAATCCCGCGCGTACTCGCCTGCGGTCACTCGGCGTGCGAGGCCTGCCTGGTCAGGCTTCCCGAGCGCTACCCTGAGACTATTCGCTGCCCGGCGTGCACCCAACTCGTCAAGTACCCCCCACTGGGGCCCACCGCTCTGCCCAAGAACATCGACCTCCTCTCCTTCTCCCTCTccctaaaccctaaccctaattcTCGCAGTTCCCAAAATCCCCAAAAACAATCCACCGATGGAGTTTGTAAATTCCTGCCTCGCATTTGGTCCGATGAGTTTTATGACACCTGGAAGGAGTGGGTGCTTCCGAGCGACGCCCTATCGGTGGAAACAGAAGTTGGTGATGTAACAAGAGATGGGCTCTGTACTGTGTTGAAAGGAAGAACTGGTTCAGGTTCTGGTTTTGGTTTGGGGTCGGGTCGGGTTTGGTTTAGAGAGGATCAGAGTGTGAGCTTTGTTCAGGTTGGTTCATTACCGAATTTGGGTAGTTCTGGTTTTGAGTTTAGTTACATTGCAAGGGTTATGAAGTGTTTGAGTGGaatgagagagggagagagaaacgAATTGGGTCTGTTACTTAGAGCTTCTGTGAGACAGTGTAGGAAAGTAGGTAAAGTTTATGGCTTGTGGGGTAATTCGGAAGATGGGTTTTTGTATGTGGTGTGTGAGAGAAGAAATGGGAGTTTTTCAGAGAAGTTGAATGAGTTGAGAGATGGGGATGGTTTTGGTAAAGATGGGTTGTCTGCTTTTGCAATGATTGCTATGGAGGTGTGTGAGGCAGTGACTGGTTTGCACTCAGAGGGGTTTGCTTCTGGTTGTTTTGGTGTTTCATGCTTTGGTTTCGATGATTTTGGTCACGTTTTTGTGGATTTGAGTGAAGTCTTGGTGACCGGAAGGAAGGCTTGGAGAAGTGTTGTAGATTCTGTTTCTGGTACAATGGAAATTGATGCTGAAGTATTGGGAGTGACCTTTGGGAAGTTATTGAAAGATGACGTTTTCATTAGCCCAGAGGTGTTGTTTGAGGCGTTGCAGAAAGAAGGCATTGCAGTAGAAAGTGACAGCTCAAGATATCTGGTTGGATATGGCTCGGATGTTTGTTCATTAGCTTGTGTGTTGGTGAGGCTGCTTCTTGGAAAAGAATTTAGCGAAGAGATTGTGAAAACTAGTGAAAACCTTTTTCGTGATCATTCAACTTATGCAAGCTGGATTGAAAGAGTTAGTGCTTTGCTGGAGATTAAATTTGGTTCAGAATATGCATCACTGAAAGAGAATCTTTGCaattgtttgaatttcaatCCAGAAAGTCGACCACTTATGATTGATGTGATGAAATGCATTAGGGAACTGATTATTAAACCTCAATGTGATATCACGGCCGGTTTGGATGGGGCAGTTAAGGACGAGAGCGCAAATTGTTGCTTGATTCTTGGGGAACTGTGTCAGATACCCAAGCAAATATCAGAAAcacagaaagaaaatgagtTGCAAGGAAGTAAAGTCAGTGGAGGAGCAGATTTTGATCAAATTGGGGATGAGAGGACTAACAATGGTGTTGTTGATGGCCTCGCAGAGGGGAATGTCAAATCTAAAGTTATGCAGGGCCATCGTGACTCCATTACAGGATTAGCTGTTGGAG GGGAACTTCTATTTAGCTCCTCATTTGATAAAACCATCCATTTATGGTCTTTACAG GACTTCTCTCATGTACATACATTTAAAGGTCATGAGCATGCCATCAAGGCTCTCATTTATGTAGATGAAGAGCAACCCTTGTGCATCAGTGGTGACAGTGGAGGTGACATATTTATCTGGGGCGCATGTACCCCTCTTGGGCAAGAGCCTTTAAAGATATTGTATGAGGAGAAAGATTGGCGCTTTAGTGGTATTCATGCCTTGGCCTCCAGAAATGGATATGTTTATACAGGCAGCGGAGATAGAACAGTAAAAGCATGGTCAGTACGG GATGGCACCCTGTCATGCACCATGTCTGGTCATAGATCAGTGGTTTCAACACTTGCAGTTTGTGATGGTGTTCTTTATAGCGGAAGTTGGGATGGAACCATCCGATTATGGAGTCTTAGCGATCACAGTCCTTTGACAGTACTAGAGGAAGACACATCTGGAACTGTGACCTCTGTCTTATCTCTTGCTGTTGACAGGCATTTGCTTATAGCAACCCATGAAAATGGATGTGTAAAG GTCTGGAGGAATGATGTGTTCATGAAATCCATTAAAATGCACAATGGTGCAGTATTTGCTAGTGGCATGGAAGGAAAATGGCTTTTCACAGGAGGCTGGGATAAAACTGTAAATATACAG GAATTGTCTGGCGATGAGATTCAAATAGATTACAGGCCTGTTGGATTTATCCCCTGTGATTCTGTCATAACAACTTTGTTAAGCTGGCAAGGAAAGCTTTTTGTTGGACATGCTAATAGGAACATCACG GTGTTTTACTATGGCAAAATGACCAACCGTTAG